A genomic region of Herbaspirillum sp. DW155 contains the following coding sequences:
- a CDS encoding DUF393 domain-containing protein, which translates to MADSDADELTVLYDGACPLCRREIGLYQRSAGDAPLRFCDISRADAAPAELPTGLTRDQLLARFHVRRGDGMVFSGAQAFVQLWATLPGWRWLARLARLPGMLWLMERSYRGFLRVRPAVQRLAVRLERRRERR; encoded by the coding sequence ATGGCTGATTCCGATGCGGATGAATTGACGGTGCTCTATGACGGCGCCTGTCCGCTGTGCCGCCGCGAGATCGGCCTTTACCAGCGCAGCGCCGGGGATGCGCCGCTGCGCTTTTGTGACATCAGCCGCGCCGATGCGGCCCCCGCCGAACTGCCGACCGGGCTCACGCGCGACCAGCTGCTGGCGCGTTTCCACGTCCGGCGGGGGGATGGCATGGTTTTCAGCGGTGCCCAAGCCTTCGTGCAACTGTGGGCCACCTTGCCGGGATGGCGCTGGCTGGCCCGGCTGGCACGCCTGCCGGGCATGCTGTGGCTGATGGAGCGCAGCTATCGCGGCTTCCTGCGCGTGCGGCCGGCCGTGCAGCGGCTGGCGGTGCGGCTGGAACGCCGCCGGGAGCGCCGCTGA
- a CDS encoding FAD-binding domain-containing protein produces the protein MSVGLVWFKRDLRLRDHAALAEAARCERAFAVFIIEPAWLQSFECDPRHVDFLLRSLAPLQIELQQRGLPLLVRMGEAVQVLESLRREWGVTHLFSHEETGPAWSYARDISVNRWSRIQGVQWHEFLQTGVVRRLRSRDGWATRWVQRMEAAQIANPAGFHAPQGMRPDRLPTLTELGLPEVRLQPPAGEAAAWDTLRAFLGGGGRDYRRGMSSPLTAPEACSRLSAHLAFGTISMRSVHQATELAIEHTADRELAYGLRGFSSRLRWHCHFMQKLEDQPDIEWRNVARSLDGLRPGDGGPWGVEAQARFDAWCEGRTGYPMIDACMRQLCATGWLNFRMRAMLVSFAAYHLWLHWRAPGLFLARQFLDFEPGIHWSQMQMQSGTTGINTLRIYSPAKQARDHDPLGEYVRRWVPEYGTAAYPDPIVDEKAALKRAKEALYGQRSSSTARAEAEAIQDKHGSRKSGLPSTTRRAPRQKTQDPGQGVLF, from the coding sequence ATGTCCGTCGGCCTGGTCTGGTTCAAGCGCGACCTGCGCTTGCGCGATCACGCGGCGCTGGCCGAGGCTGCGCGATGCGAGCGTGCGTTTGCGGTCTTCATCATCGAGCCGGCGTGGCTGCAGAGCTTTGAATGCGATCCGCGGCATGTGGATTTTCTGTTGCGTTCCCTTGCCCCCTTGCAGATCGAATTGCAGCAGCGCGGCCTGCCTTTGCTGGTGCGCATGGGCGAGGCGGTGCAGGTATTGGAATCCCTGCGCCGCGAGTGGGGCGTGACCCACCTCTTCAGCCACGAAGAAACCGGCCCGGCCTGGAGCTACGCGCGCGATATCTCGGTGAACCGCTGGAGCCGCATCCAGGGCGTGCAGTGGCACGAGTTTCTACAAACCGGCGTGGTGCGCCGCCTGCGCAGCCGCGATGGCTGGGCCACGCGCTGGGTGCAGCGCATGGAGGCGGCGCAGATTGCCAATCCTGCTGGCTTTCATGCACCGCAAGGGATGCGGCCGGACAGACTGCCCACCTTGACCGAACTGGGTTTGCCCGAGGTGCGCCTGCAACCGCCCGCTGGCGAGGCGGCAGCGTGGGATACGCTGCGCGCCTTCCTCGGCGGCGGCGGGCGCGATTATCGGCGCGGCATGTCCAGTCCGCTGACCGCACCCGAGGCCTGCAGTCGTCTGAGCGCGCATCTGGCGTTCGGCACCATTTCCATGCGCAGCGTGCATCAGGCCACCGAGCTGGCCATCGAACACACGGCCGACCGCGAGCTGGCCTACGGCTTGCGCGGGTTCTCCAGCCGTCTGCGCTGGCATTGCCACTTCATGCAGAAGCTGGAAGACCAGCCCGATATCGAATGGCGCAACGTGGCGCGTTCGCTGGATGGCTTGCGTCCCGGCGATGGCGGCCCGTGGGGCGTGGAGGCGCAGGCGCGTTTCGATGCCTGGTGCGAAGGCCGTACCGGTTATCCCATGATCGACGCCTGCATGCGCCAGCTGTGCGCCACCGGCTGGCTCAACTTCCGCATGCGCGCCATGCTGGTCAGCTTCGCCGCCTATCACCTGTGGCTGCACTGGCGGGCGCCGGGGCTGTTCCTGGCGCGGCAGTTTCTGGATTTCGAACCGGGCATCCACTGGAGCCAGATGCAGATGCAGTCCGGCACCACCGGCATCAACACGCTGCGCATCTATTCGCCGGCCAAGCAGGCGCGCGATCATGATCCGCTGGGGGAGTACGTGCGGCGCTGGGTGCCGGAGTATGGTACGGCCGCTTATCCCGATCCCATCGTTGATGAGAAGGCGGCGCTCAAGCGGGCCAAGGAGGCGCTCTACGGCCAGCGCAGCAGCAGTACTGCGCGTGCGGAAGCCGAGGCCATCCAGGACAAGCACGGTTCGCGCAAGAGCGGCCTGCCATCGACCACCCGGCGCGCGCCGCGCCAGAAAACTCAGGATCCGGGGCAGGGTGTCTTGTTCTGA
- the ruvC gene encoding crossover junction endodeoxyribonuclease RuvC has translation MKILGIDPGLRTTGFGVIHKQGNTLSYIASGTIKTPDGDLPSRLKVILASVGEVVKSYAPDCAAIEKVFVNVNPQSTLLLGQARGAAICALVAADLAVAEYTALQVKQAVAGHGRAQKAQVQEMVARLLKLPGLPGTDAADALGVAICHAHGGGVLSGLGALAPALARNGIRMRGGRLIG, from the coding sequence ATGAAAATCCTCGGTATCGACCCAGGCTTGCGCACCACCGGTTTCGGGGTCATCCACAAGCAGGGCAACACGCTGTCCTATATCGCTTCCGGCACCATCAAGACCCCGGACGGCGACCTTCCCTCGCGCCTGAAAGTCATCCTCGCCAGTGTCGGCGAAGTGGTGAAGTCTTATGCACCCGATTGCGCCGCCATCGAAAAGGTGTTCGTCAACGTCAATCCGCAATCCACGCTGCTGCTGGGGCAGGCGCGCGGCGCGGCCATTTGCGCGCTGGTGGCGGCTGATCTGGCGGTAGCCGAATACACGGCCCTGCAGGTCAAGCAGGCCGTGGCCGGTCATGGACGCGCCCAGAAGGCGCAGGTGCAGGAGATGGTGGCGCGGCTCTTGAAGTTGCCCGGCCTGCCCGGCACCGATGCGGCCGATGCGCTGGGCGTGGCGATCTGCCACGCGCATGGCGGAGGGGTCTTGTCCGGCCTGGGCGCGCTGGCCCCGGCGCTGGCGCGCAATGGCATCCGCATGCGCGGCGGGCGTCTGATCGGTTAG
- a CDS encoding DUF808 domain-containing protein yields the protein MAGSAFFALIDDIATVLDDVSLMTKVAAKKTAGVLGDDLALNAQQVAGVRAERELPVVWAVARGSLKNKAILVPAALAISAFIPWAVTPLLMLGGAFLCFEGFEKLAHKYLPHEEEHHEVAARTADDIDPLVYEQEKIKDAVRTDFILSAEIIAITLGTVAGAPLQQQITVLVGIALIMTAGVYGLVAGIVKLDDGGLYLVQHAGASAWGRFKAGIGRAVLAAAPKMMRSLSVIGTIAMFMVGGGILTHGLAFAHHAIEAAAQAVEGIAVAGPLLGAITPAVLNAIFGVVAGAVVLMVVKLAQRVLSLFKKKH from the coding sequence ATGGCCGGCAGCGCCTTCTTCGCATTGATTGACGACATCGCCACCGTGCTCGATGACGTATCCCTGATGACCAAGGTGGCCGCCAAGAAGACGGCCGGCGTGCTGGGCGACGACCTGGCCTTGAATGCCCAGCAGGTCGCGGGCGTGCGGGCCGAGCGGGAGCTGCCGGTGGTGTGGGCGGTCGCCAGGGGTTCGTTGAAGAACAAGGCCATCCTGGTACCGGCGGCGCTGGCCATCAGTGCCTTCATCCCGTGGGCGGTGACGCCGCTGCTGATGCTGGGCGGCGCCTTCCTCTGCTTCGAAGGCTTCGAGAAGCTGGCCCACAAGTATCTTCCCCACGAGGAAGAACATCATGAAGTCGCCGCCAGGACCGCCGACGACATCGACCCGCTGGTCTACGAGCAGGAAAAGATCAAGGATGCCGTGCGCACCGACTTCATCCTGTCAGCGGAGATCATCGCCATCACGCTGGGCACCGTGGCCGGGGCGCCCTTGCAGCAGCAGATCACGGTGCTGGTGGGCATCGCATTGATCATGACGGCGGGCGTGTATGGGCTGGTGGCCGGCATCGTCAAACTCGATGACGGCGGCCTCTACCTGGTGCAACATGCGGGCGCAAGCGCCTGGGGACGCTTCAAGGCTGGCATCGGTCGGGCAGTCCTGGCGGCCGCACCGAAGATGATGCGCAGCCTGTCGGTGATCGGGACGATTGCCATGTTCATGGTCGGCGGCGGCATCCTGACCCACGGCCTGGCCTTCGCGCATCACGCCATCGAGGCGGCAGCCCAAGCCGTGGAGGGTATCGCGGTAGCCGGTCCGCTCCTCGGGGCGATCACCCCGGCGGTCTTGAATGCCATCTTCGGCGTAGTCGCAGGTGCAGTGGTGCTGATGGTGGTGAAGCTGGCGCAGCGTGTGCTGTCCCTCTTCAAGAAAAAGCACTAA
- the ruvA gene encoding Holliday junction branch migration protein RuvA, translating to MIGRLSGILLEKIPPNLLVDCQGVGYEVAVPMSTYYNLPSLGEKVTLLTHLAIREDAHILFGFGTAEERNTFKELIKISGVGARTALSILSGMSVSDLAQAVTLQEAGRLTRVPGIGKKTAERLLLELKGKLGADLGAVAGVVHSDASADILNALLALGYSDKEATLAMKQVPKDSSVSDGIKLALKALSKG from the coding sequence ATGATCGGTCGCCTCTCCGGAATTCTCTTGGAAAAAATCCCCCCGAACCTGCTGGTCGACTGCCAGGGGGTCGGTTACGAAGTGGCTGTGCCCATGAGCACCTACTACAACCTGCCGTCCCTGGGCGAGAAGGTCACCTTGCTGACGCACCTGGCCATCCGCGAGGATGCGCACATTCTGTTCGGGTTTGGGACCGCCGAAGAGCGCAATACGTTCAAGGAGCTGATCAAGATTTCCGGCGTGGGCGCGCGCACCGCCTTGTCGATTCTCTCGGGCATGTCGGTGAGCGACCTGGCGCAGGCCGTCACCCTGCAGGAAGCAGGACGCCTGACGCGCGTGCCGGGCATCGGCAAGAAGACCGCCGAACGCCTGTTGCTGGAGTTGAAGGGCAAGCTCGGCGCCGACCTGGGCGCGGTTGCCGGCGTGGTCCATAGCGACGCCTCGGCCGACATCCTCAACGCCCTGCTGGCGCTGGGCTATTCGGACAAGGAAGCGACCCTGGCCATGAAGCAGGTGCCCAAGGACAGCAGCGTCTCGGACGGCATCAAGCTGGCCCTCAAGGCACTCTCCAAGGGCTGA
- the ruvB gene encoding Holliday junction branch migration DNA helicase RuvB, with translation MSIQTDDFSEQRIISATPASANEEAIERALRPKQLDEYVGQEKVRAQLEIFISAARKRGEPLDHTLLFGPPGLGKTTMAHIIAREMGVNLRQTSGPVLERAGDLAALLTNLEANDVLFIDEIHRMSPVVEEILYPALEDYQIDIMIGEGPAARSVRLDLQPFTLVGATTRAGMLTNPLRDRFGIVARLEFYTPPELARIVTRSAGLLNAPIVEDGALEIARRSRGTPRIANRLLRRVRDYAEVKGEGRITREMADAALVMLDVDPVGFDLMDRKLLEAVLFKFGGGPVGLDNLAAAIGEERDTIEDVLEPYLIQQGYLQRTPRGRIATGAAYQHFGVTAPRTGPNGELWGA, from the coding sequence ATGAGCATCCAGACCGACGATTTCTCCGAACAGCGCATCATTTCCGCCACCCCGGCCTCGGCCAACGAGGAAGCCATCGAACGCGCCCTGCGGCCCAAGCAGCTGGACGAATACGTCGGCCAGGAAAAGGTGCGCGCCCAGCTCGAAATCTTCATCTCGGCCGCCCGCAAGCGCGGCGAACCGCTCGACCACACCCTGCTGTTCGGCCCGCCCGGCCTGGGCAAGACCACCATGGCCCACATCATCGCCCGCGAAATGGGCGTGAACCTGCGCCAGACCTCCGGCCCCGTGCTGGAACGCGCCGGCGACCTGGCCGCGTTGCTCACCAATCTCGAAGCCAATGATGTGCTCTTCATCGACGAGATCCACCGCATGTCGCCGGTGGTCGAGGAAATCCTGTACCCGGCGCTGGAAGATTATCAGATCGACATCATGATCGGCGAAGGCCCGGCCGCCCGCTCGGTGCGCCTGGACCTGCAACCCTTCACACTGGTCGGCGCCACCACCCGCGCCGGCATGCTGACCAACCCGCTGCGCGACCGCTTCGGCATCGTCGCCCGGCTGGAGTTCTATACCCCGCCCGAACTGGCACGCATCGTCACGCGCAGCGCCGGTTTGCTCAATGCGCCCATCGTCGAGGATGGCGCCCTGGAAATCGCCCGCCGCAGCCGTGGCACGCCGCGTATCGCCAACCGCCTGCTGCGCCGGGTGCGCGATTATGCCGAGGTCAAGGGCGAGGGCCGCATCACCCGCGAGATGGCCGATGCGGCGCTGGTGATGCTGGACGTCGATCCGGTCGGCTTCGACCTGATGGACCGCAAGCTCTTGGAAGCGGTGCTCTTCAAGTTCGGCGGCGGACCGGTCGGACTGGACAACCTGGCAGCGGCCATCGGTGAAGAGCGCGACACCATCGAAGACGTGCTGGAACCCTACCTGATCCAGCAAGGCTACCTGCAGCGCACCCCGCGCGGCCGTATTGCCACCGGTGCGGCCTATCAGCACTTTGGCGTCACGGCCCCGCGCACCGGGCCCAACGGCGAGCTCTGGGGAGCTTGA
- a CDS encoding 4-oxalocrotonate decarboxylase, with translation MLMSSQALRYAHQLLDARAQSRIIPRISESEPLSVEDAYEIAHNIRNIRVAQGEQPIGRKIGFVVRKNWERYGILDDGRIPTWAPMYDATVRFAEDNHGVQSLTGAVQPRIEPEIVFKLGKTPAPGASLDELADCLEWMAHGFEIVVCPFPNWEFTVADSIAAFGLHGTLIVGEPHVLSSATKHHLPQILASASVSLSCNTESSSVLRAAGFCNDEMDSPLHALWHLHQLLQKQTRFRQLQAGEIISTGTWTDACPIGPGQTWITAFSGVTLPGLTVSFV, from the coding sequence ATGCTAATGTCGAGCCAAGCCCTTCGTTATGCGCATCAGTTGCTGGATGCGCGCGCCCAGTCTCGCATCATCCCGCGCATTTCCGAGTCCGAACCGCTGTCGGTCGAAGACGCCTACGAAATCGCCCACAACATCCGCAACATCCGCGTCGCCCAAGGCGAGCAGCCCATCGGCCGCAAGATCGGTTTCGTGGTGCGCAAGAACTGGGAACGTTACGGCATCCTCGACGATGGCCGCATCCCGACCTGGGCACCGATGTACGACGCCACGGTACGCTTCGCCGAAGACAATCATGGCGTCCAGTCGCTGACCGGAGCCGTGCAGCCGCGTATCGAACCGGAAATCGTCTTCAAGCTCGGCAAGACCCCGGCGCCCGGCGCCTCGCTCGATGAGCTGGCCGATTGCCTGGAATGGATGGCGCATGGCTTTGAGATCGTGGTCTGCCCGTTCCCCAACTGGGAATTCACGGTGGCCGATTCGATTGCCGCCTTCGGCCTGCATGGCACCCTGATCGTGGGCGAGCCGCACGTGCTGTCCTCTGCGACCAAGCACCACCTGCCGCAGATCCTGGCCAGCGCCAGTGTTTCCCTGTCCTGCAATACCGAATCCTCCAGCGTGCTGCGCGCGGCCGGTTTCTGCAATGACGAGATGGATAGTCCCCTGCATGCCCTGTGGCACCTGCACCAGCTGCTGCAGAAGCAGACCCGCTTCCGCCAGTTGCAGGCCGGCGAGATCATCAGCACCGGCACCTGGACCGATGCCTGTCCCATCGGGCCGGGCCAGACCTGGATCACAGCCTTCTCCGGCGTGACCCTGCCGGGTCTGACGGTCTCCTTCGTCTGA
- a CDS encoding YaiI/YqxD family protein, with the protein MAIWVDADACPGVIKEMLFRVADRTTILVTLVANRPLRTPPSRYIKSMVVPAGFDVADQEIARQVAPGDLVITADIPLAADVVARGAVALNPRGELYTAQNIGHHLSTRNFMEELRSSGVETGGPAAFSASDGRAFARELDRYVLKASRPA; encoded by the coding sequence ATGGCCATCTGGGTGGATGCCGATGCCTGTCCGGGCGTCATCAAGGAGATGCTGTTTCGCGTCGCCGACCGCACCACGATCCTCGTGACGCTGGTGGCCAACCGGCCCTTGCGCACGCCGCCTTCGCGCTACATCAAATCCATGGTGGTGCCCGCCGGCTTCGACGTGGCGGACCAGGAGATCGCCCGTCAGGTCGCGCCCGGCGATCTGGTCATCACCGCCGACATCCCGCTGGCCGCCGACGTCGTGGCCAGGGGCGCAGTGGCACTCAATCCGCGCGGCGAGCTGTATACGGCCCAGAACATCGGCCATCACTTGAGCACCCGCAATTTCATGGAAGAGCTGCGCAGCAGCGGCGTGGAGACCGGCGGCCCCGCCGCCTTCAGTGCCAGCGACGGCCGCGCCTTCGCCCGCGAACTGGACCGCTACGTGCTCAAAGCTTCACGTCCGGCCTGA
- a CDS encoding DUF2147 domain-containing protein, with translation MPRLNRPSRLMTALALMAGLACSATAWADGSPVGLWKSIDDATGKPKALIRISENNGELSGKIEKLFRAPDEDQNPVCQKCEGELKDKPVIGMTILSGLKKDGDEYNGGQIIDPANGKVYKSKLSVVDDGQKLNVRGYVGMPMLGRTQTWLREQ, from the coding sequence ATGCCCCGACTCAATCGGCCTTCCCGTCTGATGACCGCTCTCGCACTGATGGCCGGTCTCGCCTGCAGCGCCACCGCCTGGGCCGATGGCTCACCGGTGGGTCTGTGGAAGAGCATCGATGACGCCACCGGCAAGCCCAAGGCCTTGATCCGCATCAGCGAAAACAATGGCGAACTGAGCGGCAAGATCGAGAAGCTCTTCCGTGCGCCGGACGAAGACCAGAACCCGGTCTGCCAGAAGTGCGAAGGTGAGCTGAAGGACAAGCCGGTCATCGGCATGACCATCCTGTCGGGCCTGAAGAAGGATGGGGATGAGTACAACGGCGGCCAGATCATCGATCCGGCCAATGGCAAGGTCTACAAGAGCAAGCTGTCGGTCGTCGATGACGGGCAAAAGCTCAATGTGCGCGGTTATGTCGGCATGCCCATGCTGGGCCGCACCCAGACCTGGCTGCGGGAGCAGTGA